One genomic window of Osmia bicornis bicornis chromosome 3, iOsmBic2.1, whole genome shotgun sequence includes the following:
- the LOC114871290 gene encoding uncharacterized protein LOC114871290 isoform X2 — MASIMGLQQPVASQDTVDYTGYLQSSQCHQLHGSQANGQIQSAQKSPSNDHNTSFTSTKGLLNGPGQNNCFLNSAVQVLWHLDIFRRSFRELSGHACMRESCIFCALKDLFSQLQFSQESALPPDTLRRALAESFLDQQRFQLGFMDDAAECFENILLRIHLHIASGEAEDMCSARHCVPHQKFAMTLVEQSVCGACGATSEPLPFTQMVHYVSASALTSQARQTAPNSRNSPDLFGQLLRKAGGMGDIRDCPSSCGAKIQICRTLMNRPEIVSVGVVWDSERPSLEHIMDVFATVGTSLRLSDVFHSVVDSRWGASTVHNLVGVVTYYGKHYSTFFFHTKLKVWIYFDDATVKEIGPRWEQVVEKCRRGRYQPLLLLYATPGGTPVNTENAPKTVTPFPNGNGLKTPPKNNVRRSITPSPEKPSINSTARRAITPNPDSPPHPYTQHRIYSDYQNLTDIQNNIFGNQGVDVVDGETESKYISRRAVETVMQQQKKQQMQLTRSLSAGSTPQDAISIPDHLNVPRRRDSGNWSGDRNSASSSSSTTMDNPYLYIVNKMQRNSGVPKSPTSKSGELSSSSSGHYDAGYDSYSLSSTDSLPLQQGLKHNLQIPEGYQASSGDDCERLCKETDALLDKSRAAEDAGDLSTAVALCSAASSKARAAMDAPYNNPHTITIARMKHNTCVMRTRSLHRRMLQEQATINGDKEEGAPEGRHSRENSKSSQHSRQSSRDKGNHSRQNSRELLVNAPTTTTEKPATKSIEIYATLPKKKTLRSKATAVNVIEDEEYMLYDRPMQRTGLFSRTKRCDDDKKDKKRARSEERNKNVSKDFSIAPSRASPSPKGGKVEKSKENVDTVANNARNSQSNNTNGEQKQGKKQHKIRRKLLMGGLIKRKNRSMPDLREGQDGQANTNAEGTSNTLPKQSVDDSSVGLKGNEVNQSLSGYLSEGHLEFTGQGNGSPGSTSNPNLERSRLMRKSFHGSAGKVLHVAKVPPPPPLRTTSQLSKSKCSGEVHNEQQTEKSAYQSSEGQCTNNSSQEQNGTYWNHVNSGNAPGGANRTSNYTDYSSESHSLPFLPSYSMDQNGANVPGSCQPGYNNKPRIQDDVVQYANGILYEPTFVVTRADVHNEQSPVKQQNQLDSLPPYPESGNVSHSRQPSEDFPPPPYPSIHSVSHSRQASEDFPPPPPPIDDCSSHVQESQQQYHQQYQQQYQQQQYQQQQAMVSMQQRQLQLDSQHINSLLTQLQVKRDQILTSETSREEKRSEDQEEEEKSSSETWLRELQAKQAERRMKKQGSLDQDIPKVRASGPTITGPTIARRTSDLMMNSLGQAYDQASRDVTDCPRVVSSVKDMAARFEQIKLQPVPKTESEQKVPTKQNCVSPSPLLDQSQDTEEPRPMKLSTENLSNFTKPDGTSGQSIMNSSFESSSSQNTFVSTTPPNSSIQTQQSGLNQALMSMSLTLPHENGLPIDYPEDDISEVAMQNTIQNTTILPSEEDIAPRKVKRRIGKKKSVSFCDQVVLVATAEDDEKDSYIPNPILERVLRSAMNKPETAQVLREIRSLQEAEMNRENCTATKFQQQTLPLKSEADSVPATPYQDQLRSVNPIPIPDTIKPTFGRQNSNESVGSLSEKKLCGFNGNEGQDVVRETYTGLPNVSKPPTSYSPQLQQQIRYSQNGYMPYLQSQSSYPQAQTSHPRNQGIPLSQTQKPASPYPTQLHGQYVQNNVQQQKPVCQKNTYQTYYQLEQQHNQMNKQISQQQQQQQQNINQRIANHNASPITVQHSQQQFAYPPTQSPSPYPNQYTHSSYQGYPYQSVPQQNRINQPLPQYQPPPNPPATYQQQQNVQNYQQRHDNYQRPPAQKGDQQNILAPNQTYPNQLQNGQIQSNMKYPTYQHPPVSKQSKQMHFVSASKTNGTVSQSTSPLQKAVVGGAARTAPCHLCRKKQVTEPAIYCSDCDFYMSRFRPKN, encoded by the exons GACCTGTTCTCGCAGCTCCAGTTCTCGCAAGAGAGCGCACTGCCGCCCGACACTCTGCGTCGCGCTTTGGCCGAGAGCTTTCTCGATCAGCAAAGGTTTCAACTGGGATTCATGGACGATGCAGCGGAATGTTTC GAAAACATTCTTCTGCGTATACATCTCCACATCGCCAGCGGAGAAGCCGAAGATATGTGCAGTGCGAGACACTGCGTGCCACACCAGAAGTTTGCCATGACGTTGGTCGAGCAAAGTGTTTGCGGAGCTTGCGGTGCCACTTCGGAGCCTCTGCCTTTTACACAG ATGGTTCATTATGTGTCAGCGTCGGCATTAACGTCACAGGCTCGACAGACAGCTCCGAATTCTCGCAACAGCCCGGATCTGTTCGGTCAGCTTCTTCGAAAGGCTGGAGGCATGGGTGACATCAGAGACTGTCCG AGCTCCTGTGGAGCTAAAATTCAGATCTGTCGGACTCTGATGAACAGACCGGAGATCGTTTCCGTTGGAGTCGTATGGGATAGCGAACGACCGTCATTGGAACATATTATGGACGTATTTGCAACTGTGGGAACGTCTCTCAGGTTGAGCGATGTTTTCCATAGCGTGGTGGACTCTCGATGGGGTGCTTCCACTGTGCACAATCTTGTGGGAGTTGTTACATATTATGGGAAACACTATTCTACCTTCTTCTTTCATACTAAACTGAAG GTGTGGATCTACTTCGACGATGCCACGGTCAAGGAAATTGGTCCTCGCTGGGAGCAAGTCGTGGAGAAATGTAGGAGGGGACGTTATCAGCCTCTATTGCTGCTCTATGCAACTCCTGGAGGTACTCCAGTTAACACAGAGAACGCACCCAAAACTGTAACACCTTTTCCAAATGGGAATGGTTTGAAGACACCGCCGAAAAATAATGTTCGCCGATCGATCACACCGAGCCCCGAGAAACCATCGATCAACAGCACCGCCAGACGTGCCATCACACCGAATCCTGACAGTCCTCCTCATCCCTACACTCAGCACAGGATCTACAGTGATTATCAGAACCTGACTGATATCCAAAACAACATCTTTGGGAATCAA GGTGTAGATGTTGTTGATGGAGAGACAGAATCAAAGTACATCAGTCGACGTGCTGTGGAGACTGTCATGCAGCAACAAAAGAAGCAACAAATGCAGTTGACACGTAGTCTGAGTGCTGGATCCACCCCCCAGGATGCCATCAGTATTCCAGACCACCTAAATGTGCCACGAAGACGAGATTCTGGGAACTGGTCTGGTGATCGGAACAGTGCTTCCTCCAGTTCCTCAACCACCATGGACAATCCGTATTTGTATATTGTGAATAAGATGCAAAGGAATTCTGGAGTTCCAAAGAGTCCCACCAGCAAGTCTGGAGAACTCTCGAGCAGCAGCAGTGGCCATTATGATGCTGGTTATGATTCCTATTCTTTGTCCTCCACTGATAGCCTTCCACTGCAGCAGGGTCTTAAGCATAACCTACAG ATCCCGGAAGGCTACCAAGCGTCCTCTGGCGACGACTGTGAACGCCTCTGCAAGGAAACCGACGCCCTCCTGGACAAATCCAGAGCAGCAGAGGATGCAGGTGACCTGAGCACTGCAGTGGCTTTGTGCAGTGCAGCCAGCAGCAAAGCAAGAGCCGCAATGGATGCACCCTATAACAATCCCCACACGATCACTATAGCAAGGATGAAGCACAACACTTGTGTTATGAGGACCAGGAGTCTCCATAGAAGGATGCTACAGGAACAGGCAACTATTAATGGCGACAAAGAAG AAGGTGCACCAGAAGGTAGACACTCGCGAGAGAACAGTAAGTCCAGTCAGCATTCCCGTCAGAGTTCCCGAGACAAAGGGAACCACTCCAGACAAAACAGTCGCGAACTCCTAGTGAACGCTCCAACCACGACCACAGAGAAGCCAGCCACTAAGAGCATCGAGATCTACGCCACTTTGCCCAAGAAGAAGACCTTGCGCAGCAAAGCCACAGCAGTGAACGTGATCGAGGACGAAGAGTACATGCTGTACGACCGACCTATGCAGAGGACAGGATTGTTCAGTCGTACGAAGCGTTGCGACGACGATAAGAAGGACAAGAAACGTGCTCGAAGCGAAGAGAGAAATAAGAACGTTTCAAAGGACTTCTCCATAGCTCCGTCCCGGGCTTCTCCTTCTCCAAAGGGCGGTAAGGTGGAGAAGTCGAAAGAAAACGTCGACACGGTTGCCAATAACGCGCGTAACTCCCAGTCCAATAATACCAATGGAGAACAGAAACAAGGTAAGAAGCAGCACAAGATTCGCAGGAAGTTGTTGATGGGTGGGCTCATCAAGAGGAAGAACAGGAGCATGCCGGATCTGCGGGAAGGGCAGGACGGGCAGGCGAACACGAACGCGGAGGGAACCTCCAACACCTTGCCGAAGCAGTCAGTGGACGATTCCAGCGTTGGTTTGAAAGGGAACGAAGTGAACCAGTCGCTGAGCGGTTACTTGTCGGAGGGTCACCTGGAGTTCACCGGACAGGGGAACGGTAGTCCAGGCAGTACGAGCAACCCGAATCTGGAGAGAAGTCGTCTGATGAGGAAGAGCTTCCACGGCAGTGCCGGCAAAGTGTTACATGTGGCGAAGGTACCTCCGCCTCCTCCGCTCAGGACCACTTCTCAGCTTAGCAAGTCTAAGTGTTCGGGCGAAGTGCACAACGAGCAGCAGACCGAGAAATCCGCGTATCAGTCGTCAGAGGGACAGTGTACGAATAATTCATCCCAGGAGCAGAATGGGACCTACTGGAATCACGTGAACTCGGGGAACGCACCTGGAGGGGCTAACAGGACATCAAACTATACGGACTACTCGTCAGAGTCTCATTCATTGCCCTTTTTGCCATCGTATAGCATGGACCAGAATGGCGCGAATGTGCCAGGATCGTGTCAACCAGGTTACAATAACAAACCTAGGATTCAGGATGACGTGGTCCAGTATGCCAATGGAATCCTCTATGAACCCACTTTTGTGGTTACTCGAGCAGATGTCCACAATGAACAGAGCCCTGTgaaacaacagaatcaactaGATTCACTGCCTCCGTATCCTGAAAGTGGGAACGTATCCCATTCCAGACAACCCAGTGAGGATTTCCCCCCTCCACCGTACCCCTCCATTCATTCTGTCTCCCATTCGAGGCAAGCCAGTGAAGACTTTCCTCCACCCCCTCCACCAATTGATGATTGCTCTAGCCATGTCCAGGAGAGTCAGCAACAGTATCATCAACAGTACCAGCAGCAATATCAACAACAGCAATACCAGCAACAACAAGCCATGGTCTCCATGCAACAGCGTCAATTGCAATTAGACAGTCAACACATCAACAGCCTGTTGACGCAGCTACAAGTGAAGAGAGATCAGATTTTGACTTCTGAAACTTccagagaagagaagaggtCTGAGGATcaggaggaagaggagaaatCCTCCAGTGAAACTTGGCTCCGTGAGCTTCAGGCTAAGCAAGCGGAGAGGAGGATGAAGAAGCAAGGTTCTCTGGACCAGGATATCCCAAAGGTCAGAGCATCGGGTCCAACCATCACAGGGCCGACCATCGCACGAAGAACCAGTGACTTGATGATGAACAGCCTCGGCCAGGCCTACGATCAGGCCAGTCGGGATGTGACTGATTGTCCACGCGTTGTTTCTTCAGTAAAGGACATGGCTGCTAGGTTTgaacaaattaaattacaacCTGTACCTAAGACGGAATCGGAACAAAAGGTTCCAACGAAGCAGAATTGTGTTTCACCTTCTCCATTATTGGACCAATCTCAAGATACTGAAGAACCAAGACCAATGAAGCTGTCGACGGAAAATCTGAGCAATTTTACGAAACCTGATGGTACCTCGGGTCAGTCCATCATGAACTCCAGCTTCGAATCCAGTTCCAGTCAGAACACTTTTGTCTCAACAACACCGCCCAACAGTTCCATACAAACTCAACAAAGCGGATTGAATCAAGCACTTATGTCGATGTCCTTAACCTTGCCACACGAAAATGGTCTACCTATTGATTATCCTGAAGACGACATCAGCGAAGTCGCCATGCAGAACACTATCCAGAATACGACGATCCTGCCGAGCGAAGAGGATATAGCACCCAGGAAGGTGAAACGACGAATCGGGAAGAAGAAGAGCGTATCGTTCTGCGATCAAGTGGTTCTGGTAGCCACTGCCGAGGACGATGAGAAGGACTCTTATATACCCAATCCCATCCTCGAAAGGGTTCTCCGTTCGGCGATGAATAAACCAGAAACTGCACAAGTTCTTCGAGAGATAAGGAGTCTACAGGAAGCTGAAATGAATAGAGAGAACTGCACTGCTACTAAGTTCCAACAGCAAACTTTGCCACTGAAAAGCGAAGCTGACAGTGTTCCAGCGACCCCCTACCAAGATCAGCTGAGAAGCGTGAACCCTATACCAATTCCAGACACCATCAAGCCCACTTTTGGAAGACAGAACTCCAACGAATCTGTAGGGTCATTATCAGAAAAAAAACTGTGTGGTTTCAACGGGAACGAAGGGCAAGACGTAGTCAGGGAGACCTACACAGGTCTGCCTAATGTCTCTAAGCCACCAACCTCGTATTCCCCACAGCTTCAGCAGCAAATAAGATACTCCCAAAATGGATACATGCCATACTTGCAGTCCCAGTCATCGTACCCTCAAGCACAGACATCTCATCCAAGGAATCAAGGTATTCCCTTATCTCAGACACAGAAACCAGCTAGCCCGTATCCTACTCAACTCCATGGGCAATATGTCCAGAACAATGTACAGCAACAAAAACCAGTGTGTCAGAAGAACACCTACCAGACCTACTATCAATTGGAACAACAGCACAATCAGATGAACAAACAAATATcccagcaacaacaacagcaacagcaaaaCATAAACCAGAGGATTGCGAATCATAATGCGAGTCCCATAACAGTTCAGCATTCTCAGCAACAATTTGCATACCCTCCAACTCAATCGCCAAGTCCTTATCCGAATCAGTACACCCATAGTTCCTATCAAGGTTATCCCTATCAGTCTGTTCCTCAACAGAACAGGATCAACCAACCACTGCCACAGTATCAACCTCCTCCCAATCCACCAGCAACCTATCAGCAACAGCAGAATGTTCAGAATTACCAACAGAGGCATGATAATTATCAGAGACCACCAGCTCAGAAAGGAGACCAACAGAACATCCTGGCACCAAATCAGACGTATCCAAATCAGTTACAGAATGGTCAGATACAATCTAATATGAAATATCCCACTTATCAGCATCCACCTGTATCCAAACAGAGCAAACAGATGCACTTTGTGTCTGCATCAAAAACTAATGGAACGGTGAGTCAATCCACGTCTCCCTTGCAGAAAGCTGTCGTTGGAGGTGCAGCTAGAACCGCCCCCTGTCATCTCTGCAGAAAGAAACAGGTAACTGAACCAGCGATCTATTGCTCGGATTGCGACTTCTACATGTCCCGTTTCCGGCCGAAGAACTGA